In one Dreissena polymorpha isolate Duluth1 chromosome 7, UMN_Dpol_1.0, whole genome shotgun sequence genomic region, the following are encoded:
- the LOC127839863 gene encoding astacin-like metalloprotease toxin 1, which produces MKGSRKTLVKIQHDMILERDTYDQVFSKSNDSEEELNSCLAQSSDKEKYKRDNDNQYRNVANYVFRSKRYAAKEDKRWPRKIIHYNISEFDHKGRENILEAMRVWSKYTCLKFTERAHEFDYINIVPSDECYSSVGCRRGPQFISLNNNSCMDIPIILHELGHAIGLYHEHSRPDRDKFVFVHYNNITKNMSHEFDKIDPREYVNFNKPYDYRSIMHYSKRAFAANPNGITLETIDEDYADIIGKATVLSFYDVMLVNAMYNCSEDCTNKTCPDKGFLTESCDCYCPSNSTSETWTKCPGVSLSIPKSKAGNEASIPLPLVTPQLRIIRSPADVSDLQASGRLDTSEPFALG; this is translated from the exons CAAAAGCAACGATTCTGAAGAAGAATTAAATTCATGTCTCGCACAAAGCTCTGATAAGGAAAAGTATAAACGCGACAACGATAATCAGTACCGTAACGTTGCGAACTATGTATTCCGAAGTAAGAGATATGCTGCGAAGGAAGACAAACGCTGGCCTAGGAAAATTATACATTACAACATATCAGAATTTG ATCACAAAGGTCGTGAAAACATTTTAGAAGCAATGAGGGTTTGGAGCAAGTACACATGCTTGAAATTCACGGAGCGAGCGCACGAGTTCGATTACATTAACATCGTTCCATCGGATGA GTGTTATTCCAGTGTTGGATGCAGGCGTGGTCCTCAATTCATAAGCCTGAACAATAACAGCTGTATGGAT ATCCCTATCATCCTGCACGAGCTGGGTCACGCAATTGGCCTGTACCACGAACACTCACGGCCAGACAGAGATAAATTTGTGTTTGTGCATTACAATAATATAACCAAGAATATGTCGCATGAATTCGACAAGATTGATCCTAGAGagtatgttaattttaacaaaccGTATGACTACCGCAGCATCATGCATTACAGCAAAAGA GCTTTTGCAGCCAACCCCAACGGTATTACGCTGGAGACTATAGATGAGGATTATGCCGATATAATTGGAAAGGCAACGGTTCTCAGTTTTTATGATGTAATGCTCGTCAACGCCATGTACAACTGTTCCG AGGACTGCACAAATAAAACCTGTCCGGACAAAGGGTTTCTTACAGAATCGTGTGACTGTTACTGTCCGAGTAATTCTACAAGTGAAACATGGACAAAATGTCCAGGCG TCAGTCTTTCCATTCCAAAGTCAAAGGCTGGTAATGAAGCCTCCATTCCGTTGCCGCTTG TTACGCCTCAGTTACGAATAATCCGGTCACCGGCTGATGTGTCCGATCTTCAGGCATcaggaagactggacacgtcggagccgttcGCCCTCGGATGA